A stretch of DNA from Roseovarius sp. W115:
CTATCCCGCCATAGACGGTGGAGTTGGCCACACCGTTGCCGCCGAGCCGGTTGGAGCCATGCGCGCCGCCGGCATCTTCGCCCGCCACATAAAGCCCTTCCAAGCCCGTGCGCGTGTCCACATCGACCACCACGCCGCCCATGAAGTAATGCGCCGTGGGCACCACCTCGACCTTGCCACCGGCCAGATCAAAGCCGCAGTCGGCACAACGTTTGACCATGCCTTTGAATTTCTCGGCCACCCACTCAGGGCCCAGATGCGACATGGAGATGAAGACGCCTTCCTGATCCGGATTGTTGTTCTTGCGCATCTCGGCATAGATGCCGCGACTAACCACATCCCGCGTGGCGCGCTCGCCCTTGCCGTCATAATCGAACATGAACCGCTGACCGGCATGGTTGATGAGCTGACCACCTGCCCCGCGCAGGCCTTCCTCCAGTACGGTGCCGGTCATGCGGGTGTGGTCACCGGCCAGAAGCCCCGTGGGGTGGAATTGCACCATCTCCATGTCGCGCAGCTTCAGCCCTGCCCGCAGGGCCATGGCAAGACCATCCATCGTCTTGTCGCCGGAGGGCGTGTGGTACTTGTACATCGTCGGCCCGCCGCCCGTGGCCATCAGAACCGTCTTGGCGCGCACAAACCGGAAGCGCCCCGTGCGCATATCGATCATCAGAACACCGGCCAACGCGCTGCCGTCCTTCGTCGGGATCAACCCGATGGCACGATGCTCCTGCAGTTTCTCAACGCCGCTGGCGAGCACCTTCTCCATCAAACGGTTGATGATCTCGATGCCGGTGAGGTCCCCCTTATGCACGGTGCGATCCGCCGTCTGCCCGGCAAACGCCTTTTGATGCAGGGATCCGTCCGGATTGCGGTCAAAGAAGCATCCAACCTCGTTTTCCAGCTCGCGAATGCGCACCACCGCCTGCTCGCAGAGCCGCCAGGCCATATCCTGATTGGGGAGCCACTTGCCTCCGTTGATCGTGTCCATGAAGTGCCGCTCAACCGTATCGCCGCCGCCCAGCGCCACGTTATAGCCGCCCTGCACCATCCGGGTGCAGCCGCATTTGCCGATAAGGCCTTTGACCGCAATGGTGATGTTGGTTCCCTCGGGCGCGGATTGCTGAGCATGGAGCGCCGCAAAAAGCCCCGCCCCCCAGTGCCGAGGATCAGAATATCCGTGTCGTGTCTTTCGATGTCTGACAAACGCATCTCAAATCGCCTTCAGCAGAAACAGTGTGGCAATCAGGAACGACAGGGCTGCCGCCCCGGCGGCCAGCGTCTTTTGCGACGGCGTCCAGGGCAGAAACTCCAGCGCCATCAAACGCAGACCACCGAACATGTGCACCGCCAACAAAAAGACTAGCCCGAATTCGGCGAATTTCACGGCTCCTGCCTCTGTCAAGGCGAGAAACCCATCGAGCC
This window harbors:
- the sdhC gene encoding succinate dehydrogenase, cytochrome b556 subunit, with product MKAAAGITSRAHPLWLAYILHRLSGLGLALFLPFHFWVLALATTDPARLDGFLALTEAGAVKFAEFGLVFLLAVHMFGGLRLMALEFLPWTPSQKTLAAGAAALSFLIATLFLLKAI